ctatttgtttatttgtctatTGCCTGTCTCCCCCACGTGAGGGCAGAGatcttgttttgttcactgtccTATTTCAACACCAAGAACAGTGCCTTCGATACAGTAACATGAATAAATATAgagtcaataaaaaaaagtggCCAAACACTCACAAGACCCCATGATGTAAGTGCCCTTCTTACCCCCatgttatagatgagaaaactgaggcccagagagactcACTATTCTCAGGGTCAGGAATCTAATGACCCTGGGACCGGAAGTCAAGTTGTCTGCCTCTGGGGTCTCAATCTGAGCTGCTGTGTTGGTTCCTTTCTCTGCACTCATAGATGCCTGTCAACATGTCTACGTGGGAGCCCTTTTCCCCTGAGACACTCCaagaaaaaagcatttaatgGATGACTCTGTTTAGGAAATTGCATTTCCTTGCTGGGTGTTTGAAAGGCTTGTTAGCGTATGAAAGGCCCTGAAAAGTCCTGCAGTAAAAAAGATTGATGGAACTGTGTTTCCCAAACCTTTGACTGTGGAaatcttatatttatttatttgtgtgcaTAACACCTATTAATATATTGCAGACCGTACGGGCAATAATGGCTTTTGTCACTGTGGAGAAAAGTGCAGTGTCTGATGAAGTGACCTGGGAGCCCTCTGGATCACCTGGTATGAGGAGGTCTAAGCCAGGAGCTTCCCACCCAGCAGGAGGTGCTGTGCCCAGTCACCTTCCCCAGGACTGGCATCTGAGCCCACAGTGTCTGTTCGTCCCTGGAAGCTCAGCCCATAAAACAAAAAGGTGCGTGGCTCCTGGTATCTTTCAGCGGCAGCCTGGCCCCAGCACGCTTTTCCGCAGGGACCTAAGGGCTGGCTCAATGTCTGCGCTTTGGTTCCCGAGCCAAGTGACCCTTGGTGTTCATCCTGGGCCCCTTAGAGGGCAATTCCTTGTGTGTTTCTCAGGGACATCAACCCCACAAGCCTGGCCTTGCTTTCTCACTGTCTCATGTTTCCCTGTTGGAATTTTAACCTTCTAGGGAACTAGGGACACCACCTTAGCCACTTGTGTCCTCTCTGCCCCCAACTCTGTGCTGAGCCAATAGTAAGCCCCCAGATTATTCTTGTTGGCTTGAGTGTGAGGGAACCAATTATCCTGTGTGTCGCTTGGTTTGGTGCAGAGAAGGATAAATGGCGATGCTGTAAATCCCTTGATTTATTACCAaagccctccctctgccccaagCAGAATGAAAGGATAACCCAGAGGCAGAGGAGACTGTGGGGTACAAGGCGTGGAGATGACACTGGATCACTGTGTCCCCAGAGAGTCAGAGCAACTGTCACAGCCGCCGAAGGTCCATCTTCATTGGTTTTGATGGTGATTTGATGTCATTATGGATTCAGGTCTCATCTCCATCCCTGAGATCATCTGAATAACACTGTGATGAAGACGAGAAGAGAGGAGGCCAGCATCCGTGGGCAGCCTGGGTTGGACAGCATAAATCTGCGGGGAGAGCCTGGCCTTCCGGGCAGGCGGGCTCGAGCCTGAGCAGAGGCGACCAGACACAGCGGAGCGGGCAGTGCTTGCCTTCTCCAAAGTGACCATGAGAGGTGCCATGCAAGTCTCAGTCATGCTCCTCCTTGTCACTGTGTCCGACGGTGCTGTGATCACCGGGGTAAGTCATCCAACATTCTCCATGCCCTGGGTTTGGGGAGGACATCAGAGTCTGCATGGGATGGGAGCCAGGAGGCAAACCAAGGGCGTGGGGAGGCACTTCCCAGGGTTTTCATATTAGTTAGACCTCACTCTGCTGAAGGGGATCTGCTTTTGAGAAACTGTGTGTAAATTAAATTCAATACACAGGGAGAGCACTGAAAATTCTGAAGTTTCGACCTTTGGTCAAAAGAAGATTCCCATTGTGTAATAATGAACTCCTTAATAAAGTGGATTAGCGCCCCCTAATTTATCTTTTGTGTAATTTTGGTTTTCATATAGTCTGGTCCGCATGGCAAGTGTAATTTACAAAGCAAACTGAGTTGATTAAAGGCAGTGACCTTATTTAGCGTCTATTGGGTACACTTAACCTCTGTTTTCTCTACTCTTAAGAAAGCCTGTCTTGAAACTCTTTCCCTTAAGGTTTTTGTGTTTTCACTCTGTGCCCAGTTCTGATAGGAATAGGGGTGACACTGACATTTGGCTGGGTGACCCAGAAGCAAGCGTCGAATAACGTAGAAATCCAGTCTCACCATGGGCACCCCGCACCCTCGGGTGGGCACACTGTGGTATTTGAAATACCCCGATTGTGGTTCCTTCTCAGAAGTTTGGCTTCACTTGGGACCCCCCCCTCCAACGACATGGGCACATGTTGTGTGATGGTGGTGGGGACAGTCTTATCAAAACAGAAAGTAATGGTTTACCTGAGAGCTTTCCAGATAAAAgccactagggaaaaaaaaagaagggaatttaCTTTTGTTTCAGCTTCCAACTTTTTAAACAGAGAATGGAAATGTAGAGAAAGGCCAAACAATTCCTGGAACTGGATTAGTTTTAGTGttcacagaaaggaaaatttctttcttctcccttttagAGGAAAAAGACTTGAGTTTCGAAGAAGAGCAAATATCAAAGGCAAGTCAATGCTTCTGAGACCCAGAGCATAAACGCAACTGTCGGGGCAGAATTATACCTAATGAATGTAAACCACAGTGTGCCCTCCTATGGTGTAGTTTGGGGATCAGGAGGGTGAGAGCAGAGGAGAGAAGCCATAGTTACCCCACCGAGAGTGGGTTCATCCTGAGTCTGGCCCCGAGGGGTGGTGGGAGACAGGTCTGCGAGATGGGAAAGTATCTTCCTAGGAAAGCCTCCAGGTTGACCCTTTGGAAAGCACAGGGAGGGGGAAGCTGGGGTAAGACGAAACACGTGACCAACCTGACCACTCCGTCCACACTCTGTGCCCGGCTGCTGCCCCAAATCGACTTTTAGGAAGATGCTGGACTGCCCCCCCCCATCTCCATACTCCCTGCTGCCAGGATGGTGACTGTCCCAGATTCAGGTCTGGAGGATCCCTCCTCCCAGTGGGGACAGCAATGCCCCATCTCTGTGGGAGGAGTCAGGTGGGGTCTGCTTAGTCCTAACCCTGAGCTTTCAGGGGCCAGCTGGTATGTGAGATGTGCCCTCACCAGGCTGGAGACCAGAGTGGCCAGGTGACTGCCACCTGCACCTCCCCTGGGTAGCGAGCAGCCCCAGCATCTCCCAGTTTCCTCCTGGGGCCCCCTAGCACTTtgcaggggtgaggtgggggttTCCTTCCAGTTTCTGCCAAGCCCCACATAGGCTTCAGACGGTGCTCTATGGCTTGTGCTAGAGAAGAACCAACCCAAACGCAGCCCTGAACTTGAACTCAGCAAAGCCGCAGCGCTTCTCGGGAAGTGGAAAGTCTGGGTGCTTCTTCAATGTGGCCTCCCTTGAGTCTGGAgcagttctgttctgttttctccaaTCCAGGCTTTGGTTTAAAGTGGGGTTGTGTGGCTCTGCAGGTGGCACCTTCTGGAAGGTCACTCAGCCCCTGCTCTGGGAGTCCAACCCAGAGGGTTCCATCTCTCTCTGGGGACCAGGCAGGTCAGCAGAGGAACCCCAGGGGAAACACCTGCCAAGAGGGGCTGGGTCCTCAGTTGAGGCTGGGCTTATGGTGAGGGCTGAGCTGGGGAGAACTGTGGGAAGGGAGGCACCCACCCCATGTGCTGCTGGGTcagggctggagggtcccagtcCACGGAAGCTCAGCACTGACCCCCTCAGGGCTTGGGCCACTGTGGCACTACCCCATCTAAGAATTCAAATTAATCCAGTTCCACCAGCatccactgagcacctactggtGCTAGAAATGCTCTGTCTCCTAACCTCTAGACGCGTCaaaagaagagaattttcctACTGAGTGGCCTCAAAGGAGCTTGGAGGTCCCTCAGATCCAGGTTGGCTGCCCTGCTGAGCTCTGAGCATCCCGCTGTGAAGGGAGCAGGGGCAACACTGCACGGCCTGGGTGTCCTGTGCTGCCTGGGTGCTGCCCTCAGCATCCCTCTCAGGGGTTTTTGGGTGTACTTTACCTTCTGGTTTCTCTGGGGTGGGGCGCTAATGGGCACTCAGGGCCCCTCTGTCTTCCCTTGCAGGCCTGCGAGCGGGACGTGCAGTGCGGGGCCAGCACCTGCTGTGCAGTCAGCCTGTGGCTGCGTGGACTGCGGGTGTGCACCCCACTAGGACGGGAAGGAGACGAGTGCCACCCCGGCAGCCACAAGGTACTGCTCAGACTTGTTCAGGGCACCAGGCCCGTGAGACAGAGCTGGCACTGGACCGCAGTTTTCTGACCCCAATCTAATAATATCTCACTGCCTCCTTGCTTTGGGGGGCTGCCTGGGGTGCAGCGGGGTACCAGTCACACAGCCTGTTAGACCCGGGGGCTGGATCCCAGCTCCTCCTTTGCTGAGGGGTCTTGGGCAATTAGCATGACAGCTCTGGGCTTCAGTTGCCTCATGTACACAATGAGAGAAATAGACTGACATTCCTGAAGTTTCCATCAGATCGATAAATTCAGATTCTGAAAGGGCCATCAGTGCCCTTTGCTCCATAGGATCCTTCCCTCAAGAACAGGACAAAATAAGACCATAAAATGGCCTAGACTGGGTGGGGGTGAGGCTGACCTGGCCCCTGGGGCACACACTTTAAGGAGGCTCACTCTTTTGTGCCCTAGGTGCCCAGCGCCCACAGGAACTCCCAGCCCAGAGGCACAGGGCTGCAGGCCTTTGCTTCGGAAGGTCAGGAGGATGCAGCGGCAACTGTGGGGCCCCGGCTTGTATCCACTTCCCTGGGCTTCCTGTGGTCCAGGCGCCCTTCATGCTCCGCTGGGGAACACGCCTGCACCCAGGAGCATCCTCCAGCAGTTGTCCTCCCCATCATGGCCCACCTGGGGGTGAGGAGGTGCAGGGAGGCAGATGGGGCAGGGCAGCAGTCGTCATGGCCTTAGGGAGTGTGAGGAGGCTCAGCCACAGATCTCTGTCCCCAAAGGGAACAACAGAGGTCATACAAGCTAATGGTgagaacttactatgtgccaCTCTTCATACGAAGTGCTCTTTGCAAGTTTAAACCTTTTTAAGTTTATAGTGGAAACCTCTTTCCAACCAAATGTGGTAGGGTCTATTAttcacccattttatagataataaactgaggcaccaagaggCTAAAACTTGCCAGTTGAGAATTGTCAGGcctgggatttgagcccaggccATCTGACATGACCTATGCTCCCAGCCCTTCCCACTCAACCCCCTTGAGGAAACCTCAGTGGTTCGGCACTCCTTGGGGTGTTAAGTCACCCGGCGGGGACCTTGTCTGTCCTGTACAGCTGCATCCCTGGCACCCAACCCAGTGTCGAGAGTATAATGGATGAGCTACTAATGATATTCAGTCATGAGTGTGGGTGTGAGTGAGTGCGCACGTGTGCTGGGTCAGCAAGGGGTCTGGGTAGGCAGTGTGGGGGCTTGTGGGGTTTTATGGTTGGGGACAGACAGCATTGCACTGTGACTGATCACAGAGTGTCAaagccagattgcctgggttcaaatcctggctcctccacaaattggctgtgtgatcttggcatGCTGCTTAGCtgctctgtgcctcggtttcctcctctGTTACTGCTGTGCTGGGGTGGAGGTGACATTGGCCAGGGCTGGGCTGACCAAAGTCTCCTGCCAGGAGGCCCACCTCCCTTTGATGAATGTGCTGTCCGTCTTCTCCTCTCTCCCAGGCCCCCTTCTTCGGAAAACGCCGGCACcacacctgcccctgcctgcccaACCTGCTGTGCTCCCGGTGCCTGGACGGCAGGTACCGCTGCTCCGTGGACTTGAAGAGCATCAACTTTTAGGAGCTTGTCTGGTTTCAGGACACCGCCGGGGCCTCCTCCTTAGCACAGCCTGAAGTGGTCCTTCTTGGACTTTTATTTCTGCCACATGGCCCAGCTCCCCACCTGTGCCCCACCCCCGGCTGTCCGGTCCCCATCCCCGGCACTCCCTACCTACACCTGTCCTCCCTGgcgcacacacgtgtgtgcatgtaGCCACACTCCACGTGGTGGCGTG
This Camelus bactrianus isolate YW-2024 breed Bactrian camel chromosome 9, ASM4877302v1, whole genome shotgun sequence DNA region includes the following protein-coding sequences:
- the PROK1 gene encoding prokineticin-1; this translates as MRGAMQVSVMLLLVTVSDGAVITGACERDVQCGASTCCAVSLWLRGLRVCTPLGREGDECHPGSHKAPFFGKRRHHTCPCLPNLLCSRCLDGRYRCSVDLKSINF